The nucleotide sequence TTCGGGGGTGATGCTGGGATGGGGGAGGGCAGATTTGGGGCCTAGAGGACGATGGTACCCAGGGACGATTGTCCCGAGGGGGAGGTGATGCTGGGAGTGGGGGTGTTGGTGCCCAAAGGATGGTGGTACCTGGGGCTGGTGGTACCCAGGGGATGATGGTACCTGGGATGGTGGTACCCAGGGGATGATGGTATCTGGGGCTGGTGGTACCCAGGGGATGATGCCGGGAGTTGGGGGGCTGTTGGTGCCCAAAGGACGATGGTACCCAGGGGATGATGGTACCTGGGGCTGGTGGTACCCAGGGGATGATGCTGGGAGTGGGGAGATGATGGTACCCAAAGGATGATGGTACCCTGGGATGATGGTACCTGGGGATGGTGGTACCCAGGGGATGATGCTGGGTTTGGGGGTGTTGGTACCTAAGGATGGTGATACCTGGGGATGGTGGTACCTGGGGATGATGCTGTTTTGGGGGGTGTTGGTGCGCAGGCGGTGGTGGTACCCAGGGGATGATGCTGGGAGTGGGGAGATGATGGTACCCAAAGGATGATGGTACCCTGGGATGATGGTACCTGGGGATGGTGGTACCCAGGGGATGATGCTGGGTTTGGGGGTGTTGGTACCTAAGGATGGTGGTACGTGGGGATGATGCTGTTTTGGGGGATGTTGGTGCGCAGGCGTTGGTGGTACCCAGGGGATGGTGCTGGTTTTGGGGGCGTTGGTTCCCAGGGGGTGGTGGCACCGGGGtgagggtggggggagggtggTGCCCCGAGGACGgtgccggcgggggggggggttgcgggggggggggggtcgctcACTTGCGCTGGCTGTCGGTGAGGGTGATGCCCTGCGCGGCCACCTTGAAGTGGACGGTgcaggcgggcgggcgcgggcgggagGCCAGGACGGCGCCTGCGGCCTTGGCCACGGCCTGGGGCCCCGTCAGCGACTCCATCTCCACCGAGCTCAGGTACAGCACGCTGCAGGCTGCCGCCGGGCGCAGGCTGCCACCGGCGCCCGGGGGGGCTGCGcccgtcccccccccgcccgcccctccTCCCACCATCCCGCTACCACCCGCCTCTACCtcccaggcccccccccccccccccccccgccgttaCCCTCGGCCCAGTACCGCCCTCCTGCTAGCCCtccctcccagcaccccccTGTCCcactaccccccccccccccaggatcCCTCTCCCAGTATCTCATCCCAGTACCTCCAGCCTGGTTTCCCCCCCCCAGTAGCCCCTGTCCTGATACTCTCTGGCCAAGGCTCCCATCCTGGTACCCCCCATCCCAGTACCCTCCCCATCCCAGTACCACCATCTTGGTACTCCCATCCCAGTATCCCCCCCCCAATCCCAGTAGCCCTGCCATCCcagtaccccccccccccggtacCCACCAGCGCCCTGGCGCAGCAGCTCGGCGGCTGTGCTCATGTTGGGGGGCACAGGCACCTCCGGGCTCTCCTCCAGCGGGTCTGCGCCGGGGGGAGGGACACAGGTTGGgcccccccccgtcccccccgccTCGccaggatgcctgggccctCCTGCCCAGCTTCGGGGAGGGCGTGACAGGGGGGGCAGAAggaaacaccccccccccaagagaAAGGTGCTGGGGAGGGTACAAGAGGGGGGCACCCCACACCAGGGGGGCTGGCTGCCCCATgctgggggggagagggggtggtgctgccccccccccccggcacctACCTTTGCTGGGGATGCGGAGGGcgcagggcagggagaggggggTGATGGAGTGCTGCAGCACCAGGGCAGGCAGGCtccctgcggggggggggggggggggttgtcaGGGGGCACCCCGGACCCGGGGCACCCCCCCCAGCATCCCACCCCCCCCTCACCGAAGTGGGGCTCGTTCTGGCACCCCTTGATCTTCACGCCCCGCGGCCCCGTCTCGATGAGGAAGTGTCGGACCAGCTGCTCCTGGGGGTCtcctgggtggggggggggcgaagGGTGCAGGGCTCAGCAGTGCCCCCCCCAAAAgggcccggacacctgggcccctgcctggctctgcctgTTGGCATGGCATGCAGGGGGGCACCAGGATGCCCTGGGCTCGAGGAGGAGACATTTGGGGGGGACAAGCGGAGGGGTCTGGTGACATGGGGGGGGGCACAGGGACACCGGGTGTGGGAGGTGCTGGGGGCCGTGGGGGTGGTCCAGGGGCtcgggggtgctggggggcttTGGGGTACTCAGAGTGTAGGGAGATGCTGGGGGCGGGGGACTGGGGGTGCCTGGGCAGAGTTTGGGGATGCTGGGGGAGGCTAAAGCTTGGGGAGGGTCTGGgtgtactggggagcccaggggGTGGGTGGGGAGGGTCTGGGTGCCTGTAGGGGGGAGGGTATCAGGGCCTGGGGAGGGTCTGGGTGCCCCAGGGTGCCCATGGcggggggtgggtgggtggtAGAGCTTGGGGAGGGTCTGGgtgcactggggagcccaggggGTGGGTGGGGAGGGTCTGGGTGCCTGTAGGGGGGAGGGTATCAGGGCCTGGGAAGGATCTGGGTGCCCCAGGGTGCCCATGGCGGGGGATGGGTGGGTGCTAGAGCTTGGGGAGGGTCTGGGTGCACTGGGGTGCCCAGGGGAGTGGGTGGGGAGAGTCTGGGTGCCTGTGGGGGGGCTATCAGGGCTTGGAAAGGGTCTGGGTccccatgggggggggggagtcagGAGGTTGGGGAGGGTCTGGGTGCACCAGGGCGCCCAGGGTGGAGGGGGCTTGGGGAAGGTCTGGGTGCACCCAGGGGTGCGGGACCCCCCGGGGAGGGGGTGGCACATGAACACCCAAGGGTGCCGAGgcagggtggggtgggggggtcccTTACCCTTGCTGTGGGTGACGCAGTtggggggcggcgcggccacCTTGAGCGCCAGCCCGTAGGCGCCCTGGAAGGAATTGCTGTCGCGGATGAGGAAGGAGCCCGGCTCCTTGGCCTTGAGCAGGGCGACAGCTGCAGGCAGCGAgacggggggggggtggggaggggggggcacctgagcccggacgcctgggcccctccggcccccccccccccaaacagaaaaataaataaaaactaaaaactgCCCCCACACCTTGGTCCCGCGAGAGGCCGGGTTTGTACCAGAACTTGGACGTGTCCTGCACAAACTTGACGGTCCCGGGCGCCTCCGGCCGGGGCTCGGgtggcccccggccccccccggagccgccgggcgccAGCTCGGGGGCGAAGGGGCCGCGCTCGGGGGGCGAAGGGCGCTCGCAGAGGTGCCGCTTCTCGGGCagggggggccgcggggccggcggctcgTAGTACGCCGTGGCCAGGGGGAAGGCGGGTGTCGGGGACGCGgtggcccccgccgccgcctctgcAGGTGACGGGGGGCCGGGGGTCCCGCAGCCTGGGGGCTCCGGCACCTCGGGGCACCCGCCGGCCCCCTGCGGCGAGCTGGGGCTGTCGGGGGTCTCGCGCCACGGGCCCCCCTCGCCTGGGCTCCGCCGCTCTGCGGGTACAGGGAGGGTGGGGGGTTCTCACTAGCCACCTACCCCCCTGCTGCTAGCCACAGCCGTTCCAGGAGCCCCCACCCCCAAGGAGTCCCCTCTTGGCCACTAGCCCCTCCTGGAGCCCCATTGCCCTGCCGTGGCCACTGCAcatccccccccaccccagcaatTCCTTTGTAGCCACTGGCCCTCCGGCAAGCCCCCAATAGCCCCACTGCCGCCGCACTGAGCCCACCATTCACCCCCAGGGGCTACTAGCCCCCAGGCCACAATTAGCCCCTCCATGGCCAATAGCCCCCCCCCTTAGCCCCTCCGTGGCCACTAGCCCCCCCCCAGACCCTCATTAGTCCCTCTGTGGCCACTAGCCCCCCCTAGATCTTCATTTGCCCCTCCATGACCACTAGCCCCCCCCCAGACCCTCATTAGCCCCCTCCGTGGCCACTAGCCCCCCCCAGACCCTCATTAGCCCCTCCATGGCCACTAGCCCGCCTAGATCTTCATTAGCCCCTCCATGGCCACTAGGCCCCCCTAGACCCTCATTAGCCCCTCTGTGGCCACTAGCCCCCCCCCAGACCCTCATTAGCCCCTCTGTGGCCACTAGCCCCCCCCCCGAACCTCATTAGCCCCTCTGTGGCCACTAGCCCCCCCCCCAGACCCTCACTAGCCCCTCCATGGCCACTAGCCCCCCTAGATCTTCATTAGCCCCTCCATGGCCACTAGCCCACCCCCAGACCCTCATTAGCCCCTCTGTGGCCActaccccccccccgccgtggcccgcagcccccggccgcccctcACCGCTGGGTGCGTGGGGGTCCGGCCGCCCGGGGATGCGGTAGCCCTCGCGGGCCTCCAAGCCGAGGGCCTCGTAGCCACCGAGCTCGCCGGAGCGCTcggaggggccgggccggccgcaGCGGGGGCACACGGTGCCGTCGAGCCCCTCGCCGGGGGCCAGCGGCGCCGGGTGGCCACCGGCCCCCCGGCCCTCGGCGCCCCACTCGAGCCGCAGCCCGtagaaggcggcggcggcggccgccagctcctcgccgcggccccggcaaTCCCGGCACGGGCACAGCGGCGCCAGCTCCTCCAGCGCCGGCGCCTCCCGGTAGCCACCCGGCTGCGCCCGGTAGCCCGGAGCTTCCCGCCCGGTGCCGCGGGGCTGCAAACCCTCCGAGAGCgagcgctgcgcccgccgcttctcgccgccgcccgggcaccccgcgccgggccgccggcgctCCAGGGTGCCGtcggcgcgccgccgccgtgAGCCCTCGGGGCtagcggcgccggcgggcaggTAGCCCGGGCGGCAGGAgcagcggggcgccgcggcgggggagcCCGCGGGGGGCCCGGCCTCGGGCGCGGGCGGCTCGCCGAAGCCGCCCAGCAAAAGCTCCAGGTCGCGGCGCTCGGCGGCGgtgggcggcgggcggctcggctcggcgggcgccggggggccgctgccgggcgccgggctcggggcgggggcggcggcggcggcggcggcggccccccaCGGACCGGGCGCCCGTTTCTTCTGCACCCGGGCGTAGGGGCTGCCGTCCAGCGGCCCCCGGGTGTGCGAGAGCTCTGCGGGCGAGCACGGGGCACCCTGCGGCTCGGGCTGCCGGCTGCTCGGCTTGCAacgccccccgcctcccccctccttcccgcccccccccccccgaagccCGCCAGCGggccaggggcccaggcgtccgggcgtaCCTTCCAGGCTGTCCTCGTGGCGCACGTTGAAGCCCTCGTAGGAGTCCCAGCGCACGGCCGGGTCCGAGATGCCGTAGTCGACGGTGACGGCCGGGCTGTTGCGGACGGCGTCCCAGCCTGGGCGACCGGGAGCCCCTGGGTGCCCGCCCCTGGGTGCCCGCCCCGGGGAGGGGcgatgccccccccccccccccggccctgccccccGCCCTCACCTCTGATCTTCTCGGGGCCGGAGGAGAAGACGAACTCCACGGCGGCGTCGAAGGGGAAGCGCTCGTCTGCGGGCGACGGGGAGCTGCTGCGGGGGGGTTGGGGAGGGCACCggtgccccctcccctccgcgcgccccagcaccctcccccccccgcacccccccgCACCCCCAGACCTTGCCAGGCCTCGTCGAGCTCGTCCTTGCCGAACCAGAGCTGGGAGCCGTGGATGGTGCAGGTGTGGAACTGGACCCGGAAAACCACATCGCGGTCGGGGCCGCGGCTCTGCTTGTGGTAGCATTtcacctgggggggggggggggaaggtgtgCAAGGTGTGTGGGTGCACGCACAGCACcgtgcatgcatgtgcagcactgtgcacacatgcacagcGCCATGCATGCACGTGCAGCGCCGTGCATGCACGTGCAGCACCGTGCACACACGTGCAGCTCCGTGCACGCACGCACAGCACCGTGCACGCGCAGCCGCGTGGGCGCATGACCCCCCCCCCGTGCGTGCGCAGCCACGTGCGAAGCACGCTGAGGCGCCCGGCTCACCATCACGTCCCCCTTCAGCAGCAGGGCGGGCTCCAGGGTGATGCAGAGGCTCTGGGTGCCGGCACCGGAGGTGCTGCTGTGGGTGCAGGGGGGGGGCGGTGAGGGGTggggggccccggcgccccccggccgggCCTTGGGGCCGTACTCACTAGACGCCCGACGTGTAGACGAGCTGCATGGACTGGTAGATCTTCAGGAAGGGCTGGTagcctgggggggggcaggcgtGAGCCTTGCATGAGGGGCAGCCTTGCATGGGGGCCAAACGCCCCCCCCCCGTGCACGCAggccagcccccccccccccccgccgagCCAGGGCCACCCATCCGAGCCCCCTCGGCGTGCGTGTGCGGCCAGTGCAAGCGTCCTGGCACGAGCACCGGGCCCTGCACCAGCATCCTTGCACAGGTGTGCAGTCTTGCACAAGCATGACTTCGCGTGAGCACCCAGCCTTGCATGAGCACCCTTGCACGATCGCATGGCCTTGCACAAGCATATGGCCTTGCACAAGCATCCCTGCACAAGCGCACAGCCTCGCATGAGCATATGGCCTTGAACAAGCACATGGCTTTGCATGAGCATCCCTGCATGAGCACAGCCTTGCATGAGCACCCTTGCACAATCATAGTCTTGCACGAGCACACGGCCTTGCACGAGCAAATGGCTTTGCACGAGCATCCTTGCACGGTGGATCGCACAGCCTCGTGCGAGTGTCCCTGCCCAgccagtgcccccccccccaccccccgtgGGGCTGCTGTGCAAGGCTGGGCTAGGCCAGGCGAGGCCGGGGGAGGCTGCGCGAGGCCGAGGGAGGCCGTGCGATGCTGCACGAGGCCAGGCGAGGCCATACGAGGCCGGGCGAGGCCAGGTGAGGCCTGGGGAGGCTGTGCGAGACCGTATGAGGCTGTGCGAggctgcaggaggctgggggaggcggcgggaggccgGGGGAGGCGGTGGGAGGCTGGGGGAGGCCaggggaggcggcgggaggcggcgggaggccgGGCGGGAGGCCGGGCGGGAGGCCGGGGAGGCGCTCACCGGCGCCGGGCTCGAAGGCGGGGCAGGACGGGGCACCAGGACGTGGTGCAGGAACAAGGTGCTGCTGTTCATCTTGATGCTCCCCGAGAGCAGCCCGCCGAAGTAGTTGATGTacctggggggcgggggggacgcgGTAGGGGGGGAGGCGCTGAGCACCCTGCCCCCCCAACCCCCCTGGGGCCCCCGACCCCCCCCGAGCGCCCATCGCCCACCTCCTCTGCGAGGGCtgcagcgccgccgccacctTCTCCTCGCAGAACTTGCGCATcgtcagggtgcccagggcctGGTCGGCGCTGGGGGAGGGGCGTCAgggtgccccacagccccccccgggacccccgaGTGCCCGCAGaccctgccccccaccccacagccccccgccccccccatcCCAGAGCCTCCATTCCCACCGCGGAGCCCCCCCATGACCCCCCATCCCAGAGCCCCTGTTcccaccctgcagcccccccaTGACCCCCCCATCCCAGACCCCCCCGTTCCCACCCTGGAGCCCCCCCATGACCCCCCCATCCCAGAGCCCCTGTTcccaccctgcagcccccccaTGACCCCCCCCCATCCCAGAGCCCCCGTTCCCACCCTGGAGcccccccatggccccccatTCCAGACCCCCTGTtcccaccccacagcccccctgTGACCCCTCCCATCCCAGACCCCCGTTCCCACCCCAGGGCCCCCCATGACCCTCCGTTCCCAACCCAGagcccccccgacccccccaTCCCAGATCCCCTGTTCCCACCCCATAACTCCCCTGACCCCCCCATCCCAGACCCCCTGTTCCCTCCCCGACCCCCTCAGCCCCAAATCCACGCCCATAacctcccccagcccccccacccatcctGTACCCCCCATGCCCCCAtacctccctctgcccccctccccaccccagagCCCCCCGACCCCCTCCTCCCGCCCTGGCCCCCCCGTGCCCCATACCCCTCCACCCCCCACACCCAGCCCTGCCCCCTATAGCCCCCTACAGCCCCCTATAGCCCCCCGGACCTGGCTGAGATCTTGCTGTAGTGCATGTAGGCGGCCACGATGACACCCGTCTTGCCCTTGtcaccctggggggggggggggggggacacgggggtgTGGGtcaggcccccccccccgacgcTCCCAGCCAtctccttcccccctccagGTGCCCCCCCAGACTGTGCAGCCCCACCGTGGCCCCCCCACCCTGGCGCCCgtgtggccccattgcatccaTCACCCGCTGCagccgtgccccccccccaccctggcaCCCATTGCCCCCAGCCCCCCCTGCagccgtgcccccccccccccggcgcccccaggccccctgcagctgtgccctCCCTGTCGCTCccagcctccccagccccctgcAGCCGTGTcccccccggcgcccccagccccccgctGCAGCTGTGCCCCCCCTATCCCGGCACCCCGAgcccccctgcagccctgcccccCCGGCACCCATTGCCCCCAGGCCCCCCTGCagccgtgcccccccccccccccaccccagtccCCatccccccggcgcccccggcccccctgCAGCCGTGCCCTCCCtgtctcccccagcccccctgcagccgtgtcccccccccccccagcgccccccccggcgcccgcctTGCAGTGCAGCACGGCGACGTGCTGGGGCTGCGCCCGCAGCCAGCCCTCCAGGGCCTTGCACACGGAGCAGAGCTTGTCCAGCGGCGGCGCGTGCAGGTCCGGCAGCCGAACTCCTGCACCtttgggtggggggaggggatggggggcgtcagcgccgccgggcccccccccatcccccccccccccccccccgcaggcgCCCCTCACCTGAGCGGTTCGGCGGAGCGCATGTCGCGGCGCTTCTCGACAGGTCTGAACGAgcctgcggggaggggggggggcccggggcgcTGGGAGGGGAGGGCCGCTTCCGGCTCTCCGGCGAGCGCGCCCCAGGTgctccggcccccccccccacccccgcggCCGCACCACGCACNNNNNNNNNNNNNCCACGGCGGCGTCTGCTCCGGCGTCCGCGTCGGCCAGCAGGtgagcggcgccgcgggccccggctCCGCGCACGCCGTGAtggccgcgccgggccgggccgtgcccATCCATACCGCGAtagccgtgccgtgccgtgcgTCTCTGGGCTGTGCCCATCCATGCCACGATGGCCGTGCCGTGCCCATCCATGCCGTGATggccgtgccatgccgtgcttCTCCGGGCTGTGCCCATGCGTACCGCGATAGCCGTGCCATGCCTATCCATGCTGTGCCCATCCATCCCATGCTCATCCATGCCGTGATGGCCACGCCGTGCTGTGCTTCTCCGTGCCGTGCCCATCCATGCCGTGATGGCCATGCCGTGCCCATCCGTGCCGTGCCCATCCATGCCATGatggccgtgccgtgccatcCGTGCCGTGCCCATCCATGCCGTGATggccgtgccgtgccacgccgtgccatgccatgctcCTCCGGGCCATGCCCATCCGTGCCGTGATGGCCGTGCCGTGCACCTCCGTGCTGTGCTCATCCATGCCGTGCTGTGCTCCTCTGTGCCGCGCTCATCCATGCCATGATggccatgccgtgccatgctcCTCCGTGTCATGCCCATCCATGCCGTCACggccgtgccatgccatgctcCTCCAGGCCCTGCTCACCTGTGCCCCTCCATGCCCCCGCCGTGCCGTGCTTGTCTGTGCCttgctgtgccgtgccatgcccCGCTCGCCCATGCCCTGCTCATCCGTGTTCCTCGGTGCCCATCCATGCCGTGCCACACTGGCCCTGCCATGCTCATCTGCGCCATGCCATCCGCGCTGTGCAGTGCCATGCTCCCCcatgttcctctctgcccatctgtGCCATGTCTCACCGTGCCACCCGCACCGGGCCGTGCCCACCCATGCCATCTGAACTGTGCCATGCCCACCCGTGCCACCTATGCCTCCCACGCCATCCGCACTGTGCCATGCCCACCCGTGCCACCCATGCCGCCTGTGCCATCCGCACCATGCCATGCCCACCCATGCCACCCGGATCATGCCCACCCTTGTCTGTGCCACGCACGCTCGGCGCCCAGGTGAACTTCACGGTGCGGGTGCGGGCGGGCGGGTGCCTGGCGGCGCCGCAGGCCGTGGTGCTGCGGGTGCTGGGCTTCGCCGAGGAGCTGCGGCTGGAGCTGCGCAGCCTCTGCGGGTGCCCCTGCGCCCCGGCACCCACCCCGGCGCCCCTCTGCCACGGCGGCACCCTCGAGTGCGGCGTCTGCAGGTGccaggggtgctggggggggggtcagcaCGGGGGTCTATGGGGCGGGAGAGGGGTCCGTGGGGTGGGTCCATGGGACAGGTCGGGGGGGGGTCCATGGAGTGGGTTGAGGGGGCAGAAtgggtgtctgtggggcaggatgggggtCCGTGGGCAGGTTGGGGGGGCAGAATGGGGGTCcgtggggcaggatgggggtccgtgggcaggttggggggcaggagggg is from Rhea pennata isolate bPtePen1 chromosome 29, bPtePen1.pri, whole genome shotgun sequence and encodes:
- the LOC134152052 gene encoding LOW QUALITY PROTEIN: tensin-2-like (The sequence of the model RefSeq protein was modified relative to this genomic sequence to represent the inferred CDS: inserted 1 base in 1 codon; deleted 2 bases in 1 codon); the protein is MDGHGTAIVAWMGTAQRRTARHGYRGSFRPVEKRRDMRSAEPLRKVQEFGXPDLHAPPLDKLCSVCKALEGWLRAQPQHVAVLHCKGDKGKTGVIVAAYMHYSKISASADQALGTLTMRKFCEEKVAAALQPSQRRYINYFGGLLSGSIKMNSSTLFLHHVLVPSCPAFEPGAGYQPFLKIYQSMQLVYTSGVYSTSGAGTQSLCITLEPALLLKGDVMVKCYHKQSRGPDRDVVFRVQFHTCTIHGSQLWFGKDELDEAWQDERFPFDAAVEFVFSSGPEKIRGWDAVRNSPAVTVDYGISDPAVRWDSYEGFNVRHEDSLEELSHTRGPLDGSPYARVQKKRAPGPWGAAAAAAAAPAPSPAPGSGPPAPAEPSRPPPTAAERRDLELLLGGFGEPPAPEAGPPAGSPAAAPRCSCRPGYLPAGAASPEGSRRRRADGTLERRRPGAGCPGGGEKRRAQRSLSEGLQPRGTGREAPGYRAQPGGYREAPALEELAPLCPCRDCRGRGEELAAAAAAFYGLRLEWGAEGRGAGGHPAPLAPGEGLDGTVCPRCGRPGPSERSGELGGYEALGLEAREGYRIPGRPDPHAPSERRSPGEGGPWRETPDSPSSPQGAGGCPEVPEPPGCGTPGPPSPAEAAAGATASPTPAFPLATAYYEPPAPRPPLPEKRHLCERPSPPERGPFAPELAPGGSGGGRGPPEPRPEAPGTVKFVQDTSKFWYKPGLSRDQAVALLKAKEPGSFLIRDSNSFQGAYGLALKVAAPPPNCVTHSKGDPQEQLVRHFLIETGPRGVKIKGCQNEPHFGSLPALVLQHSITPLSLPCALRIPSKDPLEESPEVPVPPNMSTAAELLRQGAACSVLYLSSVEMESLTGPQAVAKAAGAVLASRPRPPACTVHFKVAAQGITLTDSQRKLFFRRHYPVGNVTYCSTDPEDRRWANPDGTTSKIFGFVAKKPGGPCANACHLFAELDPEQPASAIVSFITKVMLGTHRK